The Branchiostoma floridae strain S238N-H82 chromosome 17, Bfl_VNyyK, whole genome shotgun sequence genome has a window encoding:
- the LOC118404723 gene encoding protein moonraker-like, translating to MPDSLSFRQEGIVDSTATQSGHPWTKETGVKDSTDAGQRTAVVGAPPTLLFTPAGQMLDLRSYRRSFDQHRRRTSHETAGAFNPWRLVDQLADELMEDVLDAVVMEMTDACEECVENVYRSEFT from the exons atgCCAGACTCACTTTCCTTCCGCCAGGAAGGTATCGTAGACTCCACCGCTACACAGTCAGGACATCCTTGGACTAAAGAGACAGGTGTCAAAGATTCTACAGATGCAGGCCAGCGTACAGCTGTTGTAGGAGCGCCCCCTACCCTACTGTTCACCCCTGCAGGCCAGATGCTGGACCTCCGCTCCTACCGGCGTAGCTTCGACCAGCACCGGCGCAGAACCAGCCACGAAACCGCCGGAGCCTTCAACCCATGGAGACTGGTCGACCA ACTGGCAGATGAACTGATGGAGGATGTCCTGGATGCGGTCGTCATGGAGATGACTGATGCCTGTGAAGAATGTGTGGAGAATGTTTATAGGTCAGAGTTCACATGA
- the LOC118404433 gene encoding uncharacterized protein LOC118404433, giving the protein MSAESLLQLLGRTQVQPKPSSEVTAHKRVPEGRMKVKTRRGQPVWKDRPARTGPRLHPAHRLEEDMSQLLHQETNDGNPEREDILRAGIAALRRTSARKPGKVQRLTHPARRRGVLVSPKSKRTPRRPPHSPVGKHTLASWAKVKPPLPYMGKENRTPPPSPPPQHVRYRERSLSPRGSSLNPHKSPKVGSAVRRSLNYRDTFRNQEALERRREEITDPSRHPRTSQDARRSLDFKEEYRNPGGVEIRRDGLTYSPSRLSPNGRRNADLRNLYENPDMEKKGGEIPEDFLSHPRTSLGSLSSHQDMYGGYEETRGRQSRDVYGVVKETGGRDVNGGFKRAGERGGEHEGLYGGFQDAGMRREVEERYLDRRKQLGDNLPVLRNAVLDQVFENTSAELQRLEGQRSAHQEVIALQDMSTLNNILQKLQLVENRYAFS; this is encoded by the exons ATGTCGGCAGAGAGTCTGCTGCAACTACTGGGTAGGACACAAGTACAG CCCAAGCCTTCCTCAGAAGTCACAGCACACAAGAGGGTACCTGAAGGTCGTATGAAGGTCAAGACAAGACGTGGCCAGCCTGTCTGGAAAGACAGGCCTGCACGGACAG GGCCCAGACTGCACCCAGCTCACAGACTGGAGGAGGATATGTCACAACTACTGCACCAGGAGACAAACGATG GAAACCCAGAGAGGGAAGACATTCTCCGTGCAGGTATTGCTGCTTTAAGAAGGACCAGCGCCAGGAAACCTGGGAAGGTGCAACGTCTTACCCATCCCGCTAGGCGGAGGGGGGTTCTGGTGTCCCCAAAGTCAAAG AGGACACCACGGCGACCGCCACACTCTCCCGTAGGCAAGCACACGCTGGCGTCCTGGGCCAAGGTCAAACCACCGCTACCATATATGGGCAAGGAGAACAGGACGCCACCgccaagcccccctccccaacatgtCAG GTACAGAGAACGATCTTTGTCACCCAGAGGGAGCTCCCTCAACCCCCATAAGAGCCCCAAGGTGGGGTCGGCTGTAAGAAGAAGTTTAAACTACAGAGACACTTTCAGGAACCAAGAAGCCTTAGAGAGAAGAAGGGAAGAAATAACGGATCCTTCCAGACACCCCAGGACATCTCAAGATGCTAGAAGGAGCCTTGACTTTAAGGAGGAGTACAGAAACCCAGGAGGAGTGGAGATAAGAAGGGATGGTCTAACCTATAGTCCTTCAAGACTTTCCCCTAATGGCAGAAGGAATGCAGACTTGAGGAACTTGTACGAAAACCCAGACATGGAGAAGAAAGGGGGAGAAATACCTGAAGACTTCTTAAGTCACCCAAGAACCTCCTTAGGGTCTTTGAGTAGTCATCAGGACATGTATGGGGGTTATGAGGAAACCAGAGGAAGGCAATCTAGGGACGTATATGGGGTTGTTAAAGAAACTGGAGGAAGGGATGTGAATGGAGGTTTTAAGAGAGCTGGAGAGAGGGGAGGAGAACATGAGGGCTTGTATGGGGGTTTCCAGGATGCTGGAATGAGGAGAGAAGTTGAGGAGCGTTACCTCGACAGGAGAAAGCAGCTAGGAGACAACTTACCTGTCTTAAGGAACGCGGTTCTCGATCAAGTGTTTGAAAACACGTCTGCAGAGCTGCAGAGGTtagaaggtcagaggtcagcccACCAGGAGGTCATCGCCCTACAGGACATGTCAACCTTGAACAACATCCTACAGAAGCTACAGCTGGTGGAG AACCGGTATGCATTCAGCTAG
- the LOC118404434 gene encoding SRR1-like protein, which translates to MAIFCFVSTDIFRHVKRRDWESVCIPTTHISPTQNCGCEDLRRESLPCQHCVESSAGTEGVQGFVESAAVTGSLQGFDDIVCYGLGRFSSCVTARYQLGFLLLLTDVLDVPGSCFVYDPLFSSSEKQLLEKLGFQLIQKNEEGKRPVNRRTLFYMPHCGKPLYNNLLWSNWGPQLSNLAVLGNSLSNMALRLLFLFV; encoded by the exons atggcaattttctgttttgtttctacAGACATTTTCAGACACGTAAAAAGAAGAGACTGGGAGAGTGTATGTATCCCTACCACACACATCAGCCCGACCCAAAACTGTGGCTGTGAGGACCTGAGAAGAGAATCCCTCCCCTGTCAACACTGCGTGGAGTCATCAGCAGGGACAGAGGGTGTGCAAGGGTTTGTGGAGTCAGCAGCAGTGACGGGGAGTCTCCAAGGGTTTGATGACATCGTGTGCTACGGGCTGGGAAGATTCTCCAGTTGTGTGACGGCGAGATATCAGCTGGGGTTTCTTCTGCTGCTTACAGATGTTTTAGAT GTCCCCGGCAGCTGCTTTGTCTACGATCCTCTCTTCTCATCCAGTGAGAAACAGCTGCTGGAGAAACTTGGGTTTCAACTTATACAGAAGAATGAG gaaggTAAGAGACCAGTAAACAGAAGAACCCTGTTCTACATGCCCCACTGTGGGAAGCCCCTGTACAACAACCTGCTGTGGTCCAACTGGGGACCACAACTCAGCAACCTAGCCGTGCTGGGGAACAGTCTGTCCAACATGGCTCTCaggttgttatttttgtttgtttaa